A region of Peromyscus eremicus chromosome 17, PerEre_H2_v1, whole genome shotgun sequence DNA encodes the following proteins:
- the LOC131894321 gene encoding serine/arginine-rich splicing factor 3, with translation MHRDSCPLDCKVYVGNLGNNGNKTELERAFGYYGPLRSVWVARNPPGFAFVEFEDPRDAADAVRELDGRTLCGCRVRVELSNGEKRSRNRGPPPSWGRRPRDDYRRRSPPPRRRSPRRRSFSRSRSRSLSRDRRRERSLSRERNHKPSRSFSRSRSRSRSNERK, from the coding sequence ATGCATCGTGATTCCTGTCCATTAGATTGTAAGGTGTATGTAGGTAATCTTGGAAACAATGGGAACAAGACTGAATTAGAACGAGCTTTTGGCTATTATGGACCACTCCGAAGTGTGTGGGTTGCTCGAAACCCTCCTGGCTTTGCATTCGTTGAATTTGAGGATCCCCGAGATGCCGCTGATGCTGTCCGAGAGCTCGATGGAAGAACACTATGTGGCTGCCGTGTAAGAGTGGAACTTTCGAATGGTGAAAAAAGAAGTCGGAATCGTGGCCCACCTCCCTCCTGGGGTCGTCGCCCTCGAGATGATTACCGTAGGAGGAGTCCTCCACCCCGGCGAAGATCTCCAAGAAGGAGAAGCTTCTCTCGAAGCCGGAGCAGGTCACTTTCTAGAGATAGGAGAAGAGAAAGGTCTCTGTCTCGCGAGAGAAATCACAAGCCGTCTCGATCCTTCTCTAGGTCTCGTAGCCGATCTAGGTCAAATGAAAGGAAGTAG